A genomic segment from Bacillus cereus G9842 encodes:
- a CDS encoding protein phosphatase 2C domain-containing protein gives MKGDTVVKIKTYQQKSPLKQECEDSYFCNKEKKIYGVCDGATPLVPFGDENGHNGAYIASHLFASYFTSLRENHRLRFAVAKANEALQSKMLEYKVDTRKKDHLWCTCIAAVQIDGEKIEYAQLGDCMIVATFQNGTMQVLTKDTVKGISNRAKRKREEDRKKGLSVPEEHVFQDVREQLKYNRYLANMPNGYSVANGMKEAIHYLQHGELHIDEVSGIFICSDGLFHPDWPLEQTVAYIRKNSINEYVAIIEELEGEKRIRPDDKTIIMIDF, from the coding sequence TTGAAAGGGGATACAGTTGTGAAGATAAAAACATATCAACAGAAAAGCCCGTTGAAGCAAGAATGTGAGGATTCTTATTTTTGTAATAAAGAAAAAAAGATTTATGGTGTATGTGACGGTGCAACACCACTTGTCCCGTTTGGTGATGAAAATGGACATAATGGAGCATACATCGCTTCGCATTTATTTGCAAGTTATTTTACTTCATTACGAGAGAATCATAGGTTACGATTTGCAGTTGCAAAAGCAAATGAAGCATTGCAAAGCAAAATGTTGGAATATAAAGTAGATACGAGAAAGAAAGATCATTTGTGGTGTACATGTATTGCGGCAGTTCAAATAGATGGTGAGAAAATTGAATATGCGCAGCTTGGGGACTGTATGATTGTCGCAACTTTTCAAAATGGAACGATGCAAGTATTAACGAAAGACACAGTTAAAGGAATTAGTAACCGAGCAAAAAGGAAGAGGGAAGAAGATCGTAAGAAAGGTTTATCTGTCCCGGAGGAACATGTTTTTCAAGATGTTCGAGAACAGTTAAAGTACAATCGTTATCTTGCAAATATGCCAAATGGTTATTCAGTTGCAAATGGAATGAAAGAAGCGATACATTATTTACAACATGGTGAATTACATATAGATGAAGTGAGTGGAATTTTTATTTGTTCAGACGGGTTATTTCACCCAGATTGGCCACTCGAACAAACAGTTGCATATATAAGAAAGAATAGTATAAACGAATATGTAGCAATCATTGAAGAGCTGGAAGGGGAAAAGAGAATAAGACCAGATGATAAAACGATTATTATGATTGATTTTTAA
- a CDS encoding YitT family protein, which produces MVRFLGVIIGSIIIAVAFNLFLIPHKILSSGIGGIAIILGIVTPVNTGIINFVLNLPILILGYIGLGKKVIFNTVVSVVVLSVALYYVPVKVVATDPLLSSIFGGVIAGAGIGLVFNCNGSTGGFDIIGMLLSRKRDIKLGGFLIILNAVVVIIAGFFFTWDVALTSLLSIYVTGKVIDAVHTKHRKVTLMIVTNEAEKMKKQLLSTVVRGITLLDGEGAYSSEKKRVLMTVVSREELASMKLTISEIDPNAFVNITETVEVLGLFRRS; this is translated from the coding sequence ATGGTCAGATTCCTTGGTGTTATTATCGGTTCTATTATTATTGCGGTTGCCTTTAATCTTTTCCTTATCCCCCACAAAATTTTAAGTAGTGGAATTGGCGGAATTGCTATTATTTTAGGAATTGTAACCCCTGTAAACACAGGCATTATTAACTTTGTATTAAACTTACCTATCCTTATTTTAGGGTACATAGGTCTTGGAAAAAAAGTAATTTTTAACACAGTTGTCTCTGTAGTTGTATTATCTGTTGCATTATACTACGTTCCAGTAAAAGTCGTAGCAACAGATCCATTGTTATCTTCTATCTTCGGAGGTGTCATCGCCGGAGCTGGTATTGGTCTTGTTTTTAACTGTAATGGATCCACTGGTGGATTTGATATTATCGGTATGCTTTTATCCCGCAAGCGAGACATTAAACTTGGCGGATTCCTTATTATTTTAAATGCAGTCGTTGTAATAATCGCAGGATTCTTCTTCACCTGGGATGTTGCACTTACAAGCTTACTTTCAATTTATGTAACTGGTAAAGTAATTGATGCTGTTCATACAAAACATCGTAAAGTTACACTTATGATTGTAACAAATGAAGCAGAAAAAATGAAAAAACAACTTCTTTCAACTGTTGTACGTGGAATAACGTTACTTGATGGCGAAGGTGCTTATTCAAGCGAGAAAAAGCGTGTACTTATGACCGTCGTTTCTCGTGAAGAATTAGCAAGTATGAAACTAACAATTTCTGAAATCGACCCGAATGCATTCGTTAATATTACAGAAACTGTAGAAGTATTAGGACTTTTCAGAAGAAGTTAA
- a CDS encoding VOC family protein, translating to MKNYIQGINHVQVAAPVGCEEEARDFYGNTIGMEEIPKPEKLKKRGGCWFKCGNQEIHIGVERNFTPAKKAHPAFYVNEINEFKQTLIEQGVKVIDDYARPDVIRFYVSDPFGNRIEFMQNKD from the coding sequence ATGAAAAATTATATTCAAGGGATTAATCACGTGCAAGTAGCTGCACCTGTAGGGTGTGAAGAAGAGGCGCGTGATTTTTATGGGAATACAATTGGTATGGAAGAAATTCCAAAGCCAGAAAAGTTGAAAAAACGAGGTGGATGTTGGTTTAAATGCGGAAATCAAGAAATCCATATTGGTGTGGAGCGGAACTTTACACCAGCTAAAAAGGCTCATCCAGCTTTTTATGTGAATGAAATTAATGAATTTAAGCAAACACTTATAGAGCAAGGTGTTAAAGTGATTGATGATTATGCACGGCCAGATGTAATTCGATTTTACGTGTCAGATCCATTTGGAAACCGAATTGAATTTATGCAAAATAAAGACTAG
- a CDS encoding BA3702 family sensor histidine kinase, with protein MSRKKYSPTQKKRHPNISRRLRNHIQDRSLTEMYASLFEHNPDSIISLNLEGVILHINPSAERILGYTSLELEQKNITSILEAHISEQVLQNIKNTEADNQQEYILSIYHKNGFLLDVVTKLVPIFVQNRLTGVYAIMKPLEKSERIENMLKESEKRLRTLVNSMPAFVIFKDHEGRWLEANDYALSCFNFHHVPYHGKKDSELIQYNEAYREAFLHCEEIDELAWQQRQILHGEEFIIHRDDFDLILSISKVPLYHPDGSRKGLIVMGRDVTELKETEKLLRKSEKLAVVGQLTAGIAHEIRNPLTSLKGFLTLLLPEINEEQKWYIDVMLSEISQMESITSQFMAMSKPQVLSIQTCNIQTLIEEVVTFILPTAIMHSVHIIMDHFDYVYDIQCDGNQLKQVFINILKNAIEAMPNGGNIFIQTKPLEDNFILIRIIDEGCGIPEDRISRLGEPFYSLKEKGTGLGLMMCYKIIEEHHGKLHISSELNKGTIVDIELPLSSSHLAIQS; from the coding sequence ATGAGTCGTAAAAAATATTCACCAACTCAAAAAAAACGTCATCCGAACATTTCTAGACGTTTGCGAAACCATATACAAGATCGTTCATTAACAGAAATGTACGCATCTCTGTTCGAACACAATCCTGATAGTATTATTTCATTAAATTTAGAAGGAGTTATTCTACATATAAATCCTTCTGCCGAAAGAATATTAGGTTACACTTCTTTAGAATTAGAACAGAAAAATATTACCTCTATTTTAGAAGCCCATATTTCTGAGCAAGTATTACAAAATATAAAGAATACTGAAGCGGATAATCAACAAGAGTATATCTTATCTATTTATCATAAAAATGGATTCTTATTAGATGTTGTGACAAAACTAGTTCCTATTTTTGTTCAAAATCGTCTTACTGGCGTATATGCTATTATGAAGCCGCTTGAAAAATCAGAAAGAATTGAGAATATGCTAAAAGAAAGTGAGAAGAGATTACGTACATTAGTAAACTCCATGCCTGCCTTTGTTATATTTAAAGATCATGAAGGGCGCTGGCTTGAGGCAAATGACTACGCACTTTCTTGCTTCAATTTCCATCATGTACCTTACCATGGGAAAAAAGATAGCGAACTCATTCAATATAATGAAGCATACCGAGAAGCTTTTTTACATTGTGAAGAAATTGATGAACTAGCATGGCAACAAAGACAAATTCTTCATGGCGAGGAATTTATTATACATAGAGATGATTTCGATCTAATCTTAAGTATATCAAAAGTCCCGCTTTATCATCCTGACGGTTCTCGCAAAGGTCTTATCGTGATGGGGAGAGATGTTACTGAGCTAAAAGAAACTGAAAAGTTATTACGAAAATCTGAGAAGCTCGCAGTAGTCGGACAACTGACAGCTGGAATTGCCCATGAAATTCGAAATCCACTCACTTCTCTAAAAGGTTTTCTAACGTTGCTCCTCCCTGAAATAAATGAGGAGCAAAAATGGTATATCGATGTTATGTTAAGTGAGATTTCACAAATGGAATCCATCACGAGTCAATTTATGGCGATGTCTAAGCCACAAGTATTATCTATCCAAACTTGTAACATACAAACTTTAATTGAAGAGGTAGTTACATTTATTTTACCGACTGCAATTATGCATAGCGTTCATATCATCATGGATCATTTTGATTACGTATATGATATTCAATGTGACGGTAACCAATTAAAACAAGTTTTTATAAACATATTAAAAAATGCGATAGAAGCGATGCCAAATGGCGGAAATATTTTCATTCAAACAAAACCATTAGAGGATAATTTCATCTTAATACGAATTATCGATGAAGGTTGTGGCATTCCAGAAGATCGTATCTCCCGTCTAGGCGAACCTTTTTATAGTTTAAAAGAAAAAGGCACAGGACTAGGATTAATGATGTGTTACAAAATAATTGAAGAACATCATGGTAAATTACACATTTCAAGCGAATTAAATAAAGGTACGATTGTTGATATTGAGCTACCACTTTCTTCATCTCATCTTGCAATCCAGTCTTAA
- a CDS encoding alpha/beta hydrolase: MMKHVFQKGKDTSKPVLLLLHGTGGNELDLLSLAEIVDPEASVLSVRGNVLENGMPRFFRRLAEGIFDEEDLIFRTKELNEFLDEAAKEYKFDRNNIVAIGYSNGANIAASLLFHYENALKGAVLHHPMVPRRGMQLANLAGKSVFIAAGTNDPICSSAESEELKVLLENANANVTIHWENRGHQLTMGEVEKAKEWYDKAF, encoded by the coding sequence ATGATGAAACATGTTTTTCAAAAAGGAAAAGATACGTCAAAACCAGTGTTGTTATTACTTCATGGCACAGGTGGTAATGAATTAGATTTACTATCACTTGCAGAAATAGTTGATCCGGAAGCGTCGGTATTAAGCGTTAGGGGAAATGTGTTAGAGAATGGGATGCCGCGTTTCTTCCGCCGATTAGCAGAAGGCATTTTTGATGAAGAGGATTTAATTTTCCGTACGAAGGAATTAAATGAATTTTTAGATGAAGCGGCTAAAGAATATAAATTCGATAGAAATAACATTGTAGCTATCGGTTATTCGAATGGGGCAAATATCGCAGCAAGCTTATTATTCCATTACGAAAATGCATTGAAAGGTGCTGTGCTTCATCACCCAATGGTACCAAGAAGAGGAATGCAATTAGCAAATTTAGCAGGGAAATCTGTGTTTATTGCTGCTGGGACAAATGACCCAATTTGTTCATCAGCAGAGTCCGAGGAATTGAAGGTACTATTAGAAAATGCAAACGCGAATGTAACAATACATTGGGAAAATCGAGGGCATCAATTAACGATGGGTGAAGTAGAAAAAGCAAAAGAGTGGTATGACAAAGCATTTTAA
- a CDS encoding ring-cleaving dioxygenase: protein MTKKTMGIHHITAIVGHPQENVDFYAGVLGLRLVKQTVNFDDPGTYHLYFGNEGGKPGTIITFFPWAGARQGIIGDGQVGITSYVVPKGAMEFWENRLEKFDVSYTKMTRFGEQYLEFDDPHGLHIELVEREEGELNNWSFGEVTPEVAIKGFGGAVLLSAQPQKTAELLEHIMGLEKIGEEGEFVRFRSSADIGNIIDLKLSTIGRGQMGVGTVHHIAWRASDDADQLDWKEHMTRFGYHVTPVQDRNYFNAIYFREHGEILFEIATDPPGFAHDESLETMGEELKLPEQYEQHRKQIEQTLLPFEVRNLD from the coding sequence ATGACAAAGAAAACGATGGGAATTCACCACATTACAGCAATCGTAGGACATCCACAAGAAAATGTAGATTTTTATGCTGGTGTATTGGGGTTACGTTTAGTGAAACAAACAGTGAATTTTGATGATCCAGGTACGTACCATCTTTATTTTGGAAATGAAGGAGGAAAGCCTGGAACAATTATTACGTTTTTCCCATGGGCAGGTGCTCGTCAAGGTATTATTGGAGATGGTCAAGTAGGAATTACGTCTTACGTTGTACCAAAAGGTGCAATGGAGTTTTGGGAAAATAGATTAGAAAAATTCGATGTTTCGTATACAAAAATGACTCGTTTTGGAGAACAGTATTTAGAATTTGATGATCCGCATGGTTTGCATATAGAATTAGTTGAAAGAGAAGAAGGCGAATTAAATAATTGGAGTTTTGGAGAAGTTACACCAGAAGTAGCAATTAAAGGGTTTGGAGGTGCTGTTCTTTTATCTGCACAGCCTCAAAAAACAGCTGAATTGTTAGAACATATTATGGGTCTTGAGAAAATTGGAGAAGAGGGTGAATTTGTTCGATTCCGTTCTTCTGCTGACATTGGAAATATTATTGATTTGAAATTATCAACAATCGGTCGTGGCCAAATGGGCGTTGGCACAGTTCATCATATTGCTTGGAGAGCGAGTGACGATGCAGATCAGCTAGACTGGAAAGAGCATATGACTCGTTTTGGATATCACGTAACTCCTGTACAAGACCGAAATTATTTTAACGCGATTTATTTTAGAGAACATGGTGAAATCTTATTTGAAATTGCAACAGATCCTCCTGGTTTCGCTCATGATGAATCGTTAGAGACGATGGGTGAGGAATTAAAGTTACCGGAACAATATGAACAACATAGAAAACAGATTGAACAAACGCTTTTACCATTTGAAGTGAGAAATTTAGATTAA